A genome region from Maridesulfovibrio salexigens DSM 2638 includes the following:
- a CDS encoding monovalent cation/H+ antiporter subunit D family protein, giving the protein MTVSTEFITSARILIPLAITLVAPFFIWFFRENINRREAVSIWAGILTFLSVASMVPDVMEGKIVEYTLFTLFPGVKVSFAADGLAFIFALIASFLWVFATSYNIGYMRTLNEHAQTRYYFCFAVAIFGAVGVAFSANIFTLYLFYEIISVFTYPLVAHHQDDVSFNGARKYMVYLMGTSKLFLLPAMVMTYVLCGTLDFHLGDVAQGIFPPDADPTLVTITYVLYIAGLAKAALMPFHNWLPSAMVAPTPVSALLHAVAVVKAGVFSVSRVILSGFGVDLMDKLGLGLPTAYLAAFTIVTASLIALTKDDIKARLAYSTVSQLSYIIIGVAMLTPEAVQGGLMHIAHHAFSKITLFFGAGAIYVATHLKKISLMDGLGRRMPWTFGAFAIASLSMIGVPPVCGFATKWYLVKGAVSIGQWGLLVALLASTLLNAGYFGPIVYRAFFKAPAEGANIEQYNEAPLCMVIPLFTTALISVWLGLYPQTFLNFINVFGKF; this is encoded by the coding sequence GCGAATCCTGATCCCGCTCGCCATCACCCTTGTGGCACCGTTCTTCATTTGGTTTTTCCGGGAGAACATCAATCGCCGCGAGGCCGTTTCCATCTGGGCCGGTATCCTGACCTTCCTTTCCGTGGCTTCTATGGTTCCCGATGTTATGGAAGGCAAGATTGTAGAGTACACATTGTTCACCCTTTTTCCGGGTGTAAAAGTTTCTTTCGCTGCGGACGGGCTGGCTTTTATCTTTGCCCTGATCGCATCATTTCTGTGGGTATTCGCCACCAGCTATAACATCGGCTACATGCGCACCCTTAACGAGCATGCCCAGACCAGATATTACTTCTGTTTTGCGGTTGCCATTTTCGGTGCGGTGGGAGTTGCTTTTTCGGCGAATATTTTTACTCTCTATCTTTTCTATGAAATCATTTCCGTATTCACTTACCCGTTGGTTGCTCACCATCAGGATGATGTCTCCTTTAACGGGGCGCGGAAATATATGGTCTACCTGATGGGTACCTCCAAGTTGTTTCTGCTCCCGGCCATGGTCATGACCTATGTGCTCTGCGGAACCTTGGATTTTCATCTCGGCGATGTGGCGCAGGGAATTTTTCCACCGGACGCCGACCCCACACTGGTGACCATTACCTACGTACTTTACATTGCAGGTCTGGCAAAAGCAGCGCTTATGCCATTTCACAACTGGCTTCCTTCAGCAATGGTCGCGCCGACTCCGGTCTCCGCATTACTGCATGCGGTGGCTGTTGTTAAGGCCGGGGTTTTCTCAGTTTCCCGCGTGATCCTTTCCGGCTTCGGTGTGGATCTGATGGATAAACTGGGATTGGGACTGCCGACAGCATATCTTGCGGCATTCACCATTGTAACGGCTTCGCTCATTGCCCTTACCAAGGACGATATCAAGGCAAGGCTTGCCTATTCCACTGTCAGCCAGCTTTCCTACATCATTATCGGTGTAGCCATGCTGACCCCGGAAGCAGTGCAGGGCGGTTTGATGCACATAGCTCACCACGCTTTTTCCAAGATCACATTGTTCTTCGGTGCCGGTGCCATTTATGTGGCAACCCACCTTAAGAAGATCAGCCTTATGGATGGGCTGGGCAGGCGAATGCCGTGGACCTTCGGGGCCTTCGCCATTGCTTCACTGTCTATGATCGGGGTGCCTCCGGTCTGCGGATTCGCCACCAAATGGTATCTGGTCAAAGGTGCGGTAAGTATAGGTCAATGGGGACTGCTGGTGGCTTTGCTGGCAAGTACTTTGCTAAATGCCGGATATTTCGGACCCATTGTCTATCGGGCATTTTTCAAGGCTCCGGCAGAGGGAGCCAATATCGAGCAATACAACGAGGCCCCGCTGTGTATGGTCATTCCGCTTTTTACCACGGCTCTGATCTCAGTCTGGCTGGGACTTTATCCCCAGACTTTCCTGAACTTCATCAACGTGTTCGGTAAATTCTAA
- a CDS encoding Na(+)/H(+) antiporter subunit D: protein MTINGFLHPALAFIALAMALPFFRGKQWKWFLLVPPVIAIGVVFTATLGNFGVIPYLGNVLVLGRVDKLSLVFANVFAIQSLIGMIYALHTDDKAHHAAASLYVAGSFGCVFAGDYLSLFIFWELMAVASTFLVWLHRTKTSSAAGFRYFLFHMLGGLFLLGGLLLRYSEIGTFAFLPVDPQGMEYYDWLILTGFCVNAAVVPLHAWLPDAYPEATVPGAVFMCAFTTKTAVYVLARGFSGVYALAVAGTIMAVYGVLYASMENNARRILSYHIVSQVGYMVAGIGIGTAMCINGAVAHAYAHILYKGLLFMSVGTVLYAVGTADLDRLGGLVGKMPVVMLLYMVGAVSISGMPLFNGFVSKTMTITGAAEAHHTLLAVGLEIAAVGTFLSVGIKLPYFAFWNKPAKTDIKLNPIPKNMYVAMGIAAFLCFAQGVYPQMLYKLLPFPVEYHPYTPWHLLQASMLLAFTGAGFWIMRKVIVPHHGRNLDFDKLYRFIGNMGLLLVCRPIAWADSVWTTVYRVIGLKWLMDSAAGSSWFDRKGIDTVVDGTAYTVRNIGKTGAKIQTGRLQDYLGMAVFIALCVYGLVWYFG, encoded by the coding sequence ATGACCATTAATGGTTTTCTCCATCCGGCACTGGCTTTTATCGCCTTGGCAATGGCCTTGCCATTCTTCCGGGGCAAGCAGTGGAAATGGTTTCTGCTCGTCCCCCCTGTAATTGCCATAGGGGTGGTCTTTACTGCCACACTTGGTAATTTCGGGGTAATTCCATATCTCGGTAATGTGCTGGTGCTAGGCCGGGTGGATAAGCTTTCGCTGGTCTTTGCCAACGTATTCGCTATCCAGTCTCTCATCGGTATGATCTACGCTTTGCATACGGATGATAAAGCGCACCATGCTGCGGCGTCCCTTTATGTTGCCGGATCATTCGGTTGTGTATTTGCCGGAGACTATTTGTCCCTGTTTATTTTCTGGGAACTCATGGCTGTGGCCTCCACCTTTTTGGTCTGGCTGCACCGCACCAAGACTTCCAGCGCTGCCGGTTTCAGGTACTTCCTGTTCCATATGCTCGGCGGTCTGTTCCTTCTTGGTGGATTGCTGCTCCGTTACTCCGAAATCGGAACTTTCGCTTTCCTGCCTGTGGACCCGCAGGGAATGGAATATTACGACTGGCTGATCCTGACCGGATTCTGCGTCAACGCAGCTGTTGTGCCTTTGCATGCATGGCTGCCTGATGCCTATCCCGAAGCAACTGTTCCGGGGGCGGTTTTTATGTGTGCCTTCACCACCAAGACTGCGGTTTACGTGCTGGCCCGAGGATTCTCCGGGGTTTACGCATTGGCAGTGGCCGGAACAATCATGGCTGTCTATGGAGTGCTTTACGCGTCAATGGAGAACAATGCGCGTAGGATTCTTTCCTACCACATCGTCTCGCAGGTCGGTTACATGGTCGCCGGTATCGGTATCGGTACAGCCATGTGCATCAACGGTGCTGTTGCTCACGCTTACGCACATATCCTTTATAAGGGGTTGCTCTTCATGAGTGTGGGTACGGTGCTTTATGCAGTAGGAACTGCCGACTTGGACCGCCTCGGTGGGCTGGTCGGGAAAATGCCTGTGGTCATGCTTCTGTACATGGTCGGGGCGGTTTCCATTTCCGGTATGCCGCTTTTCAACGGATTTGTATCAAAGACCATGACTATTACCGGGGCTGCTGAAGCTCATCACACTTTGCTGGCCGTAGGGCTTGAAATCGCCGCCGTAGGTACTTTCCTTTCGGTTGGTATTAAGCTTCCGTACTTTGCCTTCTGGAATAAACCGGCAAAGACGGACATCAAACTAAATCCCATTCCCAAGAATATGTACGTGGCAATGGGTATCGCGGCTTTCCTCTGTTTCGCACAGGGTGTTTATCCGCAGATGCTCTACAAGCTGCTGCCGTTCCCGGTTGAATATCATCCTTACACCCCGTGGCACCTGTTGCAGGCTTCAATGCTGCTGGCATTTACCGGAGCAGGTTTCTGGATCATGCGTAAGGTCATCGTACCGCACCACGGACGTAACCTCGATTTTGACAAGCTGTACCGTTTCATCGGTAATATGGGCTTGCTTTTGGTCTGCCGCCCCATCGCATGGGCTGATTCAGTCTGGACCACAGTGTATCGGGTGATCGGGCTTAAGTGGTTGATGGATTCTGCTGCCGGATCATCATGGTTTGACCGGAAGGGTATTGATACCGTTGTGGATGGCACCGCATACACCGTACGCAATATCGGTAAGACAGGAGCCAAGATACAAACCGGACGTTTGCAGGATTACCTCGGAATGGCTGTGTTCATCGCGCTCTGCGTCTACGGCTTAGTCTGGTATTTCGGATAA
- a CDS encoding complex I subunit 4 family protein encodes MQEFAYPVLTVLVFFPLLAAVGLFFLKGDNTIRMYTLGVSIIELALSFPLFAGFKLESAAFQFVERMDWVKQWGVEYYLGTDGISFLMVVLTIAVLPLCVLCSWTYIQTRVKEFHFCLLFMTAACVGVFTALDLVLFYVFWEAMLIPMYLLIAVWGGPEKRYASLKFFLYTLAGSALLLVAIVAFRIAGGTFAIPELMEQNFAFNFQFWAFLALALAFAIKVPMFPFHTWLPAAHVQAPTAGSVILASVLLKMGTYGFLRFNLPLTPAASEYFAPFMIAISIAGILYGGIVALGQNDIKKVIAYSSVGHMGFVTLGIFLFNQRGLEGALFQMLNHGITTGGLFMMIGAVYERSHSRELDDNLGLGKYMPAYMFFWGLFALSSFGFPGTNSFVGEILVFVGAFEQNPWIGALMVPGAMVAAAYMLRVSLKLAWGRPTSWKEWPDLNLREWTYLVIPAVFVLYIGLAPGLCFKVMDASLIKLEKDVKQGAKIVALEKEHPAEVALNSLKGIIK; translated from the coding sequence ATGCAAGAATTCGCTTATCCTGTTCTGACTGTCCTCGTGTTCTTTCCTTTGCTGGCGGCTGTCGGGCTTTTCTTCCTGAAAGGCGACAACACCATCAGGATGTACACATTGGGCGTGTCAATAATTGAACTCGCACTCTCATTTCCGCTCTTCGCCGGATTCAAGCTTGAGTCAGCAGCCTTCCAGTTTGTGGAACGCATGGACTGGGTTAAGCAATGGGGGGTAGAGTATTACCTCGGTACTGACGGCATCAGCTTTCTTATGGTGGTGCTGACCATCGCAGTACTGCCACTCTGCGTGCTTTGCTCTTGGACTTACATCCAGACAAGGGTCAAGGAATTTCACTTCTGTCTGCTGTTTATGACCGCAGCCTGTGTGGGAGTCTTTACCGCTCTTGATCTGGTTCTTTTCTATGTGTTCTGGGAAGCAATGCTGATTCCCATGTACCTGCTTATCGCCGTATGGGGCGGACCTGAGAAGCGTTACGCATCGCTCAAGTTCTTCCTTTATACTTTGGCTGGATCGGCTCTGCTGCTGGTGGCTATCGTTGCCTTCAGAATAGCTGGCGGAACCTTTGCCATACCGGAACTTATGGAGCAGAATTTTGCCTTCAACTTCCAGTTCTGGGCATTTCTGGCTCTTGCTCTGGCCTTTGCCATCAAGGTCCCAATGTTCCCGTTCCACACATGGCTTCCTGCCGCACACGTACAGGCCCCCACAGCCGGGTCGGTAATTCTGGCTTCCGTGCTCCTGAAGATGGGAACCTACGGCTTTCTTCGCTTCAACCTGCCGCTTACTCCGGCAGCCAGTGAATACTTTGCCCCGTTCATGATCGCCATATCCATTGCCGGAATTCTTTACGGCGGGATCGTGGCTCTCGGACAGAATGATATTAAAAAGGTTATCGCTTACTCATCAGTTGGTCATATGGGGTTTGTCACTCTCGGCATCTTCCTTTTTAACCAGCGCGGATTGGAAGGTGCGCTCTTCCAGATGCTCAACCACGGTATTACTACCGGCGGTCTGTTTATGATGATAGGGGCTGTCTATGAGCGCAGTCACAGCCGCGAACTTGATGACAACCTCGGACTTGGTAAATACATGCCCGCCTACATGTTCTTCTGGGGGCTGTTCGCATTGTCGTCCTTTGGATTCCCCGGAACCAACAGCTTTGTAGGCGAAATTCTGGTCTTCGTCGGAGCATTTGAGCAGAATCCCTGGATCGGTGCTCTGATGGTGCCCGGAGCTATGGTTGCCGCGGCCTACATGCTGCGTGTTTCACTCAAGCTGGCTTGGGGACGTCCAACTTCGTGGAAGGAGTGGCCTGATCTTAACCTGCGTGAATGGACTTATCTGGTCATTCCGGCAGTGTTTGTCCTTTATATCGGCCTTGCACCGGGACTTTGCTTCAAGGTCATGGATGCCTCGCTGATCAAGCTGGAGAAGGATGTGAAGCAGGGAGCTAAGATTGTTGCCTTGGAAAAAGAACATCCTGCAGAAGTGGCCCTTAATTCCCTGAAGGGAATCATTAAGTAA
- a CDS encoding NADH-quinone oxidoreductase subunit N — translation MNVNPYPFMPELSMFLIIALLFVQAVGSERMRHKVGVWLPIASLLPIAVSLFSLGQEGLFFHGAYQIDPLSQFFKVAIAIGFSVTVFNATRQPTLLNDKRSDYFLFLAISGWGLMMLASSVELITMYLALELSSYALYAIIALRAKDKGAAEAAIKYIMFGAVSTAVALYGFSYILAGMHTTYLAELVQKTWSFEAAPMAVTGMALFLLGMFYKLALFPFHFWCPDVYEGASNETAAFVATLPKLGAVVILIRLAAMFKPGYDITTVIAVLGALSMTFGNLAALVQRDVKRILGYSSVAHAGYIMIGLISGTAEGLAAASFYALAYVAMNLTCFWVVSRVSVDGRNLQLDDLNGLHKRAPALAFALAVGAFALVGLPPMAGFMGKLFLFSSGWNHGYNWLIIIAGINTAISIYYYLGMVRHAYTKDAAEDTPLPDTSAFSYAGAALLSLLVLGLGMMPAGVFDFALKVGSVVP, via the coding sequence ATGAATGTGAATCCATATCCTTTCATGCCGGAACTTTCCATGTTCCTGATCATCGCCCTGTTGTTCGTACAGGCGGTGGGCAGTGAACGTATGCGTCACAAGGTTGGAGTCTGGTTGCCCATTGCGTCTTTGCTGCCAATAGCTGTCTCGCTGTTTTCACTCGGGCAGGAAGGCTTGTTCTTTCATGGGGCTTATCAGATCGATCCGCTTTCGCAGTTCTTCAAAGTTGCCATTGCGATTGGTTTCAGCGTGACCGTATTCAACGCTACCCGTCAGCCGACTCTGCTGAATGATAAACGATCCGACTATTTCCTTTTCCTAGCCATAAGCGGTTGGGGATTGATGATGTTGGCTTCTTCGGTAGAGCTGATCACCATGTATCTTGCCTTGGAACTGTCATCCTACGCCCTCTATGCGATTATCGCTTTGCGCGCTAAGGATAAGGGAGCGGCGGAAGCGGCAATCAAGTACATTATGTTCGGTGCAGTTTCCACAGCTGTGGCTCTGTACGGATTTTCTTACATCCTTGCCGGAATGCACACCACTTACCTTGCAGAATTGGTCCAGAAAACATGGTCCTTTGAGGCCGCACCGATGGCTGTAACAGGCATGGCTTTGTTTCTGCTGGGCATGTTTTACAAACTGGCTCTGTTTCCATTCCACTTCTGGTGCCCGGATGTTTATGAAGGTGCCAGCAATGAAACTGCCGCTTTTGTGGCAACCCTGCCCAAGCTCGGCGCGGTGGTAATCCTGATTCGTCTCGCAGCGATGTTCAAGCCTGGATACGACATAACCACAGTGATTGCTGTACTTGGCGCACTATCCATGACTTTCGGTAACCTTGCCGCACTGGTCCAGCGAGATGTAAAGCGTATCCTCGGTTACTCATCCGTAGCCCATGCGGGTTACATCATGATCGGCCTTATTTCCGGTACTGCGGAAGGGCTTGCAGCTGCATCATTCTATGCACTTGCTTACGTTGCCATGAACCTGACCTGCTTCTGGGTTGTCAGCCGCGTGTCCGTGGATGGCCGTAATCTGCAACTGGATGATCTTAACGGGCTGCATAAGCGCGCCCCGGCCCTCGCTTTTGCTTTGGCTGTAGGAGCTTTCGCGCTGGTCGGTCTGCCGCCCATGGCCGGATTCATGGGTAAGCTTTTCCTGTTCTCTTCCGGCTGGAACCACGGCTACAACTGGCTGATCATCATCGCCGGGATCAACACCGCCATTTCCATCTACTATTATCTGGGAATGGTTCGTCATGCCTACACCAAGGATGCAGCTGAAGATACTCCGTTACCGGATACTTCCGCATTCAGCTATGCGGGTGCGGCTCTGCTTTCCCTGCTGGTACTCGGTTTGGGAATGATGCCTGCCGGAGTGTTTGATTTCGCTTTGAAGGTGGGGAGTGTGGTGCCGTAG
- the feoB gene encoding ferrous iron transport protein B gives MHRIERIAIAGVPNSGKTTLFNALTGARQKVGNWPGVTVEKIEGTFSLSGTKVELVDLPGTYNLSPDTEDQKVAERVIRSGEYDMIVNVVDATNLSRNLFLTMDLKERTDQIVILLNMLDVAESEGLDIDVRKLSKELGIAVIPVIAVDKDSVERAVAALAVEAQKLPEHDSHPTRQEVMDTVEKYNHIDNIYSKVLKEKKDRSQNFTNKVDNIVMNKFAAIPVFLISMFLTFWFAIGLGSVFIDFFDIMAGLIFIDIPADLLSNIGAPEWVTVTLGGIGAGIQTVATFIPVVFFMFLALAILEDFGYMARVAVVADRFMRKIGLPGSAFIPMVVGFGCTVPAVMSARTLTSKRDRFMTIFMAPFMSCGARLPVYALFCVALFGAYSGLAVFLIYLSGLAMAIFTGFLLKNTLFKGSPSHFVMDLPLYHIPRISAVFKSAWLRMKGFVKRAGVIVVTAVFVLSMLNSVGIDNGKLTFGNEDSQNSVLSIAGKSISPVFKPMGIEEENWPASVALFTGLFAKEAIVGTVNSLYASIDDAAAPAEPAAEEGEEEGGLDIGGTVNEAFGTVVDGLVGVVTSVDLLGIGLISEDSATVSEEIGADASVYKHLAANFTVYSAFAYLLFVLMYFPCLAVIGATRQEMGGFYSGVMAMYCTALGWSVATLFYQIAEGRNPVYAGIAIAILAGIYATLKYLGNKESDKLDGLQPLNL, from the coding sequence ATGCATAGAATTGAAAGAATCGCCATTGCAGGCGTACCCAACAGCGGTAAAACCACACTTTTCAACGCTCTTACAGGGGCACGCCAGAAAGTCGGTAACTGGCCCGGAGTTACAGTAGAAAAAATCGAAGGAACTTTTTCCCTTTCCGGTACCAAAGTTGAGCTTGTAGACCTCCCCGGAACCTACAACCTGAGCCCTGATACCGAAGACCAGAAAGTTGCCGAGCGCGTAATCCGCAGCGGTGAATACGACATGATCGTAAACGTTGTGGATGCAACAAATCTTTCCAGAAACTTGTTCCTGACCATGGACCTTAAGGAACGCACCGATCAGATAGTTATCCTGCTGAACATGCTTGATGTTGCAGAAAGCGAAGGTCTTGATATTGATGTAAGAAAACTCAGCAAAGAGCTTGGTATCGCTGTTATCCCGGTAATTGCCGTTGATAAGGATTCTGTTGAAAGAGCTGTAGCTGCTCTTGCTGTAGAAGCACAAAAACTCCCGGAACACGATTCTCACCCCACCCGTCAGGAAGTGATGGATACGGTTGAGAAGTACAACCACATCGACAACATTTACAGCAAAGTCCTCAAAGAGAAGAAAGACCGCAGCCAGAACTTCACCAATAAGGTCGATAACATTGTCATGAATAAGTTCGCGGCTATTCCCGTGTTTCTTATTTCCATGTTCCTGACCTTCTGGTTTGCAATCGGTCTCGGCTCTGTATTCATTGACTTCTTTGACATCATGGCCGGACTCATTTTCATCGATATCCCTGCGGACCTGCTGAGCAATATCGGCGCACCGGAATGGGTTACTGTTACCCTTGGCGGTATCGGCGCGGGTATCCAGACCGTAGCGACCTTTATCCCTGTTGTATTCTTCATGTTCCTCGCGCTGGCGATCCTTGAAGACTTCGGCTACATGGCCCGCGTTGCAGTTGTTGCTGACCGCTTCATGCGCAAGATCGGACTGCCCGGTTCCGCATTCATTCCCATGGTTGTAGGCTTCGGCTGCACCGTTCCTGCGGTTATGTCTGCCAGAACCCTGACTTCCAAGCGTGACCGCTTCATGACCATTTTCATGGCTCCGTTCATGTCCTGCGGTGCACGTCTGCCTGTATATGCACTCTTCTGCGTGGCGCTCTTCGGTGCATATTCCGGTCTGGCCGTATTCCTGATCTATCTCTCAGGTCTTGCAATGGCTATTTTCACCGGATTCCTGCTGAAAAATACACTTTTTAAAGGATCTCCGTCCCACTTTGTAATGGACCTGCCCCTTTACCACATCCCCAGAATCAGTGCAGTTTTCAAAAGCGCATGGCTGCGTATGAAGGGTTTTGTTAAACGTGCGGGTGTTATCGTAGTAACCGCTGTATTCGTTCTCTCCATGCTGAACTCAGTAGGTATCGATAACGGCAAACTGACTTTCGGTAACGAAGATTCCCAGAATTCCGTACTCTCCATTGCCGGGAAATCCATCTCTCCTGTATTCAAGCCCATGGGCATTGAAGAAGAAAACTGGCCTGCATCTGTTGCTCTGTTCACCGGACTCTTCGCCAAAGAAGCAATCGTAGGTACTGTTAACTCCCTGTACGCATCTATTGATGACGCTGCGGCGCCTGCGGAACCTGCTGCTGAAGAAGGTGAAGAAGAAGGCGGCCTTGATATCGGCGGAACAGTTAACGAAGCTTTCGGAACTGTAGTTGACGGTCTTGTTGGTGTTGTTACTTCCGTTGACCTGCTCGGAATCGGGCTGATCAGCGAAGACAGCGCAACCGTATCCGAAGAAATCGGCGCAGATGCTTCTGTATACAAGCACCTCGCAGCGAACTTCACCGTATACTCTGCATTTGCATACCTGCTCTTCGTACTCATGTACTTCCCCTGCCTTGCGGTAATCGGGGCAACCAGACAGGAAATGGGCGGCTTCTACTCCGGTGTTATGGCAATGTACTGCACCGCTCTTGGCTGGTCCGTAGCAACCCTGTTCTACCAGATAGCAGAAGGCAGGAATCCTGTTTACGCAGGAATCGCCATCGCCATCCTCGCTGGGATTTACGCGACTCTGAAATATCTGGGCAACAAGGAATCAGATAAGCTGGATGGATTGCAGCCTTTGAATCTGTAA
- a CDS encoding FeoA family protein, whose protein sequence is MTKNINLSKILEGRTYAVLGFEAENSDYAQKLRKMGFVEGTQIALAPIKISDPMIFEIRGSRVALRKNEADQIKVEEL, encoded by the coding sequence ATGACTAAAAACATAAATCTTTCCAAGATTCTTGAAGGCCGCACCTACGCTGTTCTCGGTTTTGAAGCAGAAAACTCTGATTACGCCCAGAAGCTGCGCAAAATGGGTTTTGTCGAAGGCACTCAGATCGCCCTCGCCCCGATTAAAATTTCTGATCCTATGATTTTTGAAATTCGCGGCAGCCGCGTGGCCTTACGTAAAAATGAAGCAGACCAGATCAAGGTGGAGGAACTCTAG